Proteins co-encoded in one Armatimonadota bacterium genomic window:
- a CDS encoding xanthine dehydrogenase family protein molybdopterin-binding subunit produces MTVVGRSVPRLDGRAKVTGRYLYAVDVALPGMLWGHLVRSPHPHARIRAIDVSAARDVPGVAAVVTGRDAPARRFGGLVKDETILAVDVVRYVGQPVAAVAAATPEAAAAAAERVAVDYEVLPAITDPLAAMADGAPLVHDAWETYAAHPQLVRFGNVCGEAQVVRGDVAHAFAVADAVFEDTFTTAPVHQAYLEPRAAVAVWETPERLVVYSNTQLPFEIQQTLADAFGLAPGQIRVISAGIGGGFGGKLRVGVEHIAALLARRAGRPVKVALTMDEEFLAAYPRHGMHIRLRTAVRRDGVILGKEALAVLDAGAFSGSSPGLPSVATLVLAGPYRIPHLRLVARAVYTHKQNFGSYRAPTGPQCAFAVESQMDMIARRLGLDPLEVRLRNVVRDGDAGPTGQVFGRVSMDAVLRAAADAIGWGRPAGPYRGKGLACTWWTTTGGPSGVYVKLQPDGSATLVTGCAELGTGALTAAAQILADELGLPADHISIVSADTQATPYDHGAQGSRTAFSVGNAARAAAAELRRQIVEVAAGALEAHPGDLVLRDGHVVVTGAPARRIALAEVARLGLQRGGLVAAGVFAAPPTPYDATCVRGHVYPTFHSPSFHAHAAEVEVDPETGEVRVLRYVAVQDVGFAINPRLVEGQIEGGVVQGLGQALGEELPYQDGQPLVHNLSAYALPRTTTVPPIETRVVEVPSEVGPYGAKGVGEPPIIAPPAVVANALDAAAGVRLTSLPITAPKVYAALRHRGGG; encoded by the coding sequence GTGACCGTCGTCGGCCGATCGGTCCCGCGCCTCGACGGCCGTGCCAAGGTCACGGGCCGGTACCTCTACGCCGTGGACGTGGCGCTGCCAGGCATGCTCTGGGGCCACCTCGTGCGCAGCCCGCACCCGCATGCCCGCATCCGCGCCATCGACGTCTCGGCCGCCCGGGACGTGCCGGGTGTCGCCGCGGTCGTCACGGGTCGCGACGCGCCGGCGCGGCGGTTTGGCGGGCTGGTCAAGGACGAGACGATCCTCGCGGTCGACGTCGTCCGCTACGTGGGGCAGCCGGTGGCTGCGGTGGCGGCTGCCACCCCCGAGGCGGCGGCCGCCGCCGCCGAACGCGTCGCCGTCGACTACGAGGTCCTGCCGGCCATCACCGACCCCCTCGCCGCCATGGCCGACGGCGCGCCGCTGGTCCACGACGCGTGGGAGACGTACGCTGCCCATCCGCAGCTCGTGCGGTTCGGCAACGTGTGCGGCGAAGCCCAGGTGGTCCGGGGCGACGTGGCGCACGCCTTCGCCGTGGCCGATGCCGTCTTCGAGGATACGTTCACCACCGCCCCCGTCCACCAGGCGTACCTCGAGCCGCGCGCGGCGGTGGCGGTGTGGGAGACACCCGAGCGGCTCGTGGTCTACTCCAACACGCAGCTCCCGTTCGAGATCCAGCAGACGCTGGCCGACGCGTTCGGGCTGGCGCCGGGGCAGATCCGGGTGATCAGCGCGGGCATCGGCGGCGGCTTCGGGGGCAAGTTGCGGGTAGGCGTCGAGCACATCGCCGCGCTCCTCGCCCGGCGGGCCGGGCGCCCCGTGAAGGTGGCCCTGACCATGGACGAGGAGTTCCTGGCCGCCTACCCGCGCCACGGCATGCACATCCGGCTGCGCACGGCGGTGCGCCGGGACGGCGTCATCCTCGGCAAGGAGGCGCTGGCGGTGCTGGACGCCGGCGCCTTCAGCGGGTCGAGCCCGGGCCTGCCGTCGGTGGCGACGCTGGTGCTGGCCGGCCCGTACCGCATCCCGCACCTACGGCTGGTCGCCCGCGCCGTCTACACCCACAAGCAGAACTTCGGCTCCTACCGCGCGCCGACGGGCCCGCAGTGCGCGTTCGCGGTCGAGTCGCAGATGGACATGATCGCCCGACGGCTGGGGCTGGATCCCCTCGAGGTGCGGCTTCGCAACGTCGTGCGGGACGGCGATGCGGGCCCCACCGGCCAGGTGTTCGGACGGGTCAGCATGGACGCCGTGCTGCGCGCTGCCGCCGACGCGATCGGCTGGGGGCGGCCCGCCGGCCCGTACCGCGGCAAGGGACTGGCTTGCACCTGGTGGACGACCACTGGCGGCCCCTCGGGCGTGTACGTCAAGCTGCAGCCGGACGGATCGGCGACGCTGGTGACCGGGTGCGCCGAGCTGGGCACCGGAGCGCTCACCGCCGCGGCGCAGATCCTCGCCGACGAGCTGGGGCTGCCGGCCGACCACATCAGCATCGTGAGCGCCGATACCCAGGCCACGCCCTACGATCACGGCGCGCAGGGCAGCCGCACCGCCTTCAGCGTCGGCAACGCGGCGCGGGCGGCCGCCGCCGAGCTGCGGCGCCAGATCGTGGAGGTGGCGGCAGGCGCGCTGGAGGCCCATCCGGGCGACCTGGTGCTCCGCGACGGGCACGTGGTCGTGACGGGCGCGCCGGCCCGACGGATCGCCCTGGCGGAGGTGGCCCGGCTGGGTCTCCAGCGGGGCGGCCTCGTGGCCGCCGGAGTCTTCGCCGCGCCCCCCACACCCTACGACGCCACGTGCGTGCGCGGCCACGTGTACCCGACCTTCCACTCGCCGAGCTTCCACGCGCACGCGGCAGAGGTCGAGGTCGATCCCGAGACCGGCGAAGTCCGCGTGCTGCGCTACGTCGCCGTGCAGGACGTGGGCTTCGCCATCAACCCGCGGTTGGTGGAAGGGCAGATCGAGGGCGGCGTCGTCCAGGGCCTGGGGCAGGCGTTGGGAGAAGAGCTGCCCTACCAGGACGGGCAGCCGCTGGTGCACAACCTGAGCGCCTACGCCCTGCCGCGCACGACAACGGTCCCCCCCATCGAGACCCGCGTGGTGGAGGTGCCAAGCGAGGTGGGCCCCTACGGGGCCAAGGGCGTGGGCGAGCCGCCGATCATCGCACCGCCGGCCGTGGTGGCCAACGCGCTGGACGCGGCGGCGGGCGTGCGCCTGACCAGCCTGCCGATCACCGCGCCCAAAGTCTACGCCGCCCTGCGGCACCGAGGAGGAGGCTGA
- a CDS encoding ABC transporter substrate-binding protein encodes MAHDRHHPLTRREFLARSAAAAAGTGLAGGLVAGALKPFAVAAAPARVATRPLVYAVRTETLTLDPHQNDFIYSQNAQRPVYEPLVDYVPDGRGGAKIAPVLATEWRASPDARVYTFRLRPNVRFSDGTPFDAEAAKWNFERLKAVNKGPAARLPAIERVDVVDRLTVRVTLRNPFAPFIEALAKAPYMISPATQARAQGGDLAQRWLNDNAVGTGPYLLESWVRGQQVTFVRNPTYWRGWQGPHAERIVVRLVRESATQRLMLETGEADLADGIVITDADALKKRPDVVIEEHDTPAQIHIMMRMRGPFTNPKFREAMRAVFGYSSFVGGVLLNKGRIPNGPIARGIWAHDPSLPQFRRELTRAKQLIQEVGPSQRAFVLQTISPFFPYYPQLAQIFQQNLAEVGITLTIDDKPDAAGFIGALTALERGPDMYGWAINPAYDDPHDILFRTYHSTATPPGAQNFTFYKHAEVDELIDRGVAVPDRERRRPHYHRVQRVLREDGPAIFCAQFFQIFGRSKKLHGFDWHPFLFNLPPDFYNLWVEA; translated from the coding sequence ATGGCACACGATCGGCACCACCCCCTGACGCGGCGGGAGTTCCTGGCCCGCTCCGCCGCGGCCGCGGCCGGCACCGGACTGGCCGGCGGGCTGGTGGCGGGCGCGCTCAAACCCTTCGCGGTGGCCGCGGCGCCCGCCCGTGTCGCCACCCGCCCGCTGGTCTATGCGGTGCGCACCGAGACCCTCACGTTGGACCCCCACCAGAACGACTTCATCTACTCGCAGAACGCGCAGCGGCCCGTCTACGAGCCGCTGGTGGACTACGTCCCCGACGGCAGAGGCGGCGCGAAGATCGCGCCGGTCCTGGCCACCGAGTGGCGCGCGTCGCCCGACGCGCGGGTCTACACGTTCCGGCTGCGGCCCAACGTGCGCTTTTCCGACGGCACGCCGTTTGACGCGGAGGCGGCCAAGTGGAACTTTGAGCGCCTCAAGGCCGTGAACAAGGGTCCGGCGGCGCGCCTGCCGGCGATCGAGCGGGTGGACGTGGTGGACCGGCTGACCGTGCGGGTGACGCTGCGGAACCCGTTCGCGCCGTTCATCGAGGCCCTGGCAAAGGCCCCGTACATGATCAGCCCGGCCACCCAGGCCCGCGCCCAGGGCGGCGACCTGGCCCAGCGCTGGCTCAACGACAACGCCGTGGGCACCGGTCCCTACCTGCTGGAGAGCTGGGTGCGGGGCCAGCAGGTGACGTTCGTCCGCAACCCCACCTACTGGCGGGGCTGGCAGGGTCCCCACGCCGAACGCATCGTGGTGCGCCTGGTGCGCGAGTCGGCCACCCAGCGCCTGATGCTGGAGACCGGGGAAGCCGACCTGGCCGACGGCATCGTCATCACCGATGCCGACGCCCTCAAGAAGCGCCCGGACGTGGTCATCGAGGAGCACGACACCCCGGCGCAGATCCACATCATGATGCGCATGCGGGGCCCGTTCACCAACCCGAAGTTCCGGGAGGCGATGCGCGCGGTCTTCGGCTACAGCAGCTTCGTGGGCGGAGTGCTGCTGAACAAGGGTCGCATCCCCAACGGGCCGATCGCCCGGGGTATCTGGGCCCACGACCCCTCCCTGCCGCAGTTCCGCCGCGAGCTCACCCGGGCCAAGCAGCTGATCCAGGAGGTGGGGCCCAGCCAGCGGGCGTTCGTGCTGCAGACGATCTCGCCGTTCTTCCCCTACTACCCGCAGCTCGCGCAGATCTTCCAGCAGAACCTCGCCGAGGTGGGCATCACGCTCACCATCGACGACAAGCCGGACGCGGCCGGCTTCATCGGCGCGCTGACGGCGCTGGAGCGCGGCCCCGACATGTACGGCTGGGCCATCAACCCGGCCTACGACGACCCCCACGACATCCTGTTCCGCACCTACCATTCCACGGCGACACCCCCCGGCGCCCAGAACTTCACCTTCTACAAGCACGCCGAGGTCGACGAGCTCATCGACCGCGGGGTCGCGGTGCCTGACCGGGAGCGCCGCCGGCCGCACTACCACCGGGTCCAGCGGGTGCTGCGCGAGGATGGGCCGGCGATCTTCTGCGCCCAGTTCTTCCAGATCTTCGGGCGGTCGAAGAAGCTCCACGGGTTCGACTGGCATCCGTTCCTGTTCAACCTGCCGCCCGACTTCTACAATCTCTGGGTGGAGGCGTAG
- a CDS encoding IclR family transcriptional regulator, with amino-acid sequence MVGLSIVEALSSAPDGLTVSELARQLRVHKGVVSRTLRHLVARGYVVASPTTRRFSLALSILALGLRYADRLGFPGVCLPILQDLADETGELVQLGLVDGDRLLFVAKAEGRDQRIRMVSMLGQFAPLHATAAGKVFLASLPEAQALALARRQGLRAFTRRTVTSIAGLRRELARVRRLGYAVVEEELFEGAGAIAAPVRLARLGDRVVGTVSLSGPTFRLPAARKHELAPKVLATAARLAAIWPLQARVPSGTTALEQAP; translated from the coding sequence ATGGTGGGACTCTCGATCGTCGAAGCGCTCTCGTCGGCACCCGACGGCCTGACGGTGAGCGAGCTGGCGCGCCAGCTCCGGGTCCACAAGGGCGTGGTCTCCCGCACGCTCCGCCACCTCGTGGCCCGCGGGTACGTGGTCGCCTCGCCCACCACACGGCGCTTCTCCCTGGCGTTGAGCATCCTCGCGCTGGGCCTGCGCTACGCTGACCGCCTGGGGTTCCCCGGCGTCTGCCTCCCGATCCTGCAAGACCTCGCCGACGAGACGGGCGAGCTGGTGCAGCTGGGCCTCGTGGACGGCGACCGCTTGCTGTTCGTCGCCAAGGCCGAGGGGCGCGACCAGCGGATCCGGATGGTGTCGATGCTCGGGCAGTTCGCGCCGCTCCACGCCACGGCCGCCGGCAAGGTCTTCCTGGCGAGCCTGCCCGAGGCGCAGGCCCTGGCCCTCGCGCGTCGCCAGGGGCTGCGGGCCTTCACGCGGCGCACCGTCACTTCGATCGCCGGCCTGCGCCGCGAGCTGGCGCGGGTGCGCCGTCTCGGGTACGCCGTCGTCGAGGAGGAGCTGTTCGAAGGCGCCGGCGCCATCGCGGCGCCGGTGCGGCTGGCGCGCCTGGGCGACCGGGTCGTCGGCACGGTCTCGCTGTCGGGCCCGACGTTTCGCCTGCCGGCGGCCCGCAAGCACGAGCTCGCACCGAAGGTCCTGGCCACCGCGGCGCGCCTCGCCGCGATCTGGCCGCTCCAGGCACGCGTGCCGTCGGGGACCACCGCGTTGGAGCAGGCGCCATGA
- the hemE gene encoding uroporphyrinogen decarboxylase, with product MIDRFLRACRREPTDRTPVWFMRQAGRALPEYRALRARHTLLDLCRTPELAAQITLLPVERLGVDAAILFADITLPLAGMGVAVDLVEGVGPVIAEPLRTAADVARLRPFVPERDVPFVLEAIRLVRRACPVPLLGFAGGPFTLVSYLVDGRGTRDLVQTKRLLHGDPPTWHRLMAHLTDATLAYLEAQVAAGAQAVQVFDSWVGALAPRDYAAAVLPHMQRLFAGLAALGVPTIHFGTGTAGLLPLMAHAGGDVIGVDWRIRLGEAWARIGPRAIQGNLDPAVLLAPFPVVAAAAREVLDEAAGRPGHIFNLGHGVLPQTPPDHLARLVELVHETTAAPAPAG from the coding sequence ATGATCGACAGGTTCCTGCGCGCGTGCCGGCGCGAGCCCACCGACCGCACGCCGGTGTGGTTCATGCGCCAGGCTGGCCGGGCGTTGCCCGAGTACCGGGCGCTGCGCGCCCGCCACACCCTGCTGGACCTCTGCCGCACGCCGGAGCTCGCCGCACAGATCACGCTGCTGCCGGTGGAACGCCTGGGCGTGGACGCCGCGATCCTCTTCGCCGACATCACCCTGCCGCTGGCCGGGATGGGCGTCGCCGTCGACCTCGTCGAGGGCGTCGGGCCGGTGATCGCCGAGCCGCTGCGTACCGCCGCCGACGTGGCACGCCTGCGCCCGTTCGTCCCTGAACGCGACGTGCCCTTCGTGCTCGAGGCGATCCGTCTCGTGCGGCGGGCCTGCCCCGTGCCCTTGCTCGGGTTCGCGGGCGGACCGTTCACGCTGGTGTCGTACCTGGTGGACGGCCGGGGCACGCGCGACCTGGTGCAGACCAAGCGCCTGCTGCACGGCGATCCGCCAACCTGGCACCGGTTGATGGCCCACCTGACCGACGCCACCCTCGCCTACCTGGAGGCGCAGGTCGCTGCGGGCGCGCAGGCGGTGCAGGTGTTCGACTCGTGGGTGGGCGCGCTCGCCCCGCGCGACTACGCGGCGGCGGTGCTGCCCCACATGCAGCGCCTCTTCGCCGGGCTGGCAGCCCTGGGGGTGCCGACGATCCACTTTGGCACCGGCACGGCGGGCCTGCTGCCCCTGATGGCGCACGCCGGGGGCGACGTGATCGGCGTGGACTGGCGCATCCGGCTGGGGGAGGCCTGGGCGCGGATCGGGCCGCGGGCGATTCAGGGGAACCTGGACCCCGCCGTCCTCCTGGCGCCGTTCCCCGTGGTGGCCGCGGCGGCCCGCGAGGTCCTGGACGAGGCTGCGGGCCGGCCGGGGCACATCTTCAACCTGGGGCACGGCGTGCTGCCGCAGACGCCGCCCGACCACCTCGCGCGGCTCGTCGAGCTGGTGCACGAGACCACGGCCGCCCCCGCACCCGCAGGCTGA
- the hemG gene encoding protoporphyrinogen oxidase, protein MSPGVPAPHVVVVGGGIAGLAAAHALATDAQARAAGIACTLIEADDRVGGKLRTEVIDGCLVECGPDAFLATKPWARDLCVALGLQDRLVSTRPGRGVYVAYRGKLRRLPDGLALGIPTRPLALVRAGLLSPADALRAAADLVLPRRRAADDESIGRLLRRRLGAATADRLVGPLLAGIYAGDAEALSVRATFPQLCEWERHYRSLILAGLAQSRRRAAAPRTAPSAAGPAPQRQVVPTGDSGVFLSLAGGMGELVDALLASVRDRVQVLRGVAVAQLVAPGGPQPVYTLRLEDGRVLRADGLVLAAPAFVAADLLAPLCPAAAAALRAVPYASTAAVTLAYRREAVAHPLDGHGFVVARGEPLAITACTWVSSKWPDRAPPDTVLLRCFLGRAGADAIVAADDATLVETARRDLRAVMGLDAVPRLVHVVRWPRAMPQYVPGHLARLSAIEAALAGLPRLALAGAGYRGIGVPDCIRQGQEAAARVLAALVAHSGAAPVPVTPTR, encoded by the coding sequence ATGTCGCCGGGTGTGCCGGCTCCCCACGTGGTGGTGGTCGGCGGTGGGATCGCCGGGCTCGCCGCCGCGCATGCGCTGGCCACCGACGCGCAAGCTCGAGCCGCTGGCATCGCCTGCACCCTGATCGAGGCCGACGACCGGGTGGGCGGCAAGCTGCGCACTGAGGTCATCGATGGCTGCCTCGTCGAGTGCGGCCCCGACGCGTTCCTGGCGACCAAGCCCTGGGCCCGGGATCTGTGTGTGGCCCTCGGGCTCCAGGATCGGCTGGTGAGCACACGGCCAGGGCGCGGGGTGTACGTGGCCTACCGTGGCAAGCTTCGACGCCTGCCCGACGGCCTGGCGTTGGGCATTCCGACGCGACCGCTCGCCCTGGTCCGGGCGGGTCTGCTGTCGCCAGCGGACGCCCTGCGCGCCGCCGCCGACCTGGTGCTGCCGCGCCGCCGGGCAGCCGACGACGAGTCCATCGGTCGCCTGCTGCGACGCCGTCTGGGTGCGGCCACAGCCGACCGGCTGGTCGGCCCGCTTCTGGCGGGCATCTACGCCGGGGACGCGGAGGCGCTCAGCGTGCGGGCTACGTTCCCGCAGCTGTGCGAGTGGGAGCGCCACTACCGCAGCCTGATCCTGGCCGGACTGGCTCAGTCCAGGCGGCGCGCTGCCGCGCCGCGGACGGCGCCGTCTGCAGCCGGACCAGCACCGCAGCGGCAGGTCGTGCCGACCGGCGACAGCGGCGTTTTCCTGAGCCTGGCCGGCGGCATGGGGGAGCTGGTCGATGCTCTCCTGGCGTCGGTGCGGGACCGCGTGCAGGTGCTGCGCGGCGTTGCCGTGGCGCAACTCGTGGCGCCCGGAGGCCCGCAGCCCGTCTACACCCTGCGCCTGGAGGATGGCCGGGTGCTCCGCGCAGACGGGCTGGTGCTCGCCGCGCCGGCGTTCGTCGCCGCGGACCTGCTCGCTCCGCTCTGCCCCGCTGCAGCCGCGGCGCTACGCGCCGTGCCCTACGCCTCGACAGCCGCGGTGACGCTGGCCTACCGCCGCGAGGCCGTGGCGCATCCGCTCGACGGTCACGGGTTCGTCGTGGCACGCGGCGAGCCTCTGGCGATCACCGCGTGCACGTGGGTTTCGTCGAAGTGGCCCGACCGCGCGCCGCCGGACACCGTGCTGCTGCGGTGCTTCCTGGGCCGCGCGGGCGCCGATGCCATCGTCGCCGCAGACGACGCTACCCTCGTGGAGACCGCGCGCCGCGACCTGCGGGCTGTCATGGGACTCGACGCCGTGCCGCGTCTCGTCCACGTCGTCCGGTGGCCGCGCGCGATGCCGCAGTACGTCCCCGGCCACCTCGCCAGGCTATCGGCCATCGAGGCGGCGCTGGCGGGTCTGCCGCGGCTGGCGCTGGCCGGCGCGGGCTACCGTGGCATTGGGGTGCCCGACTGCATTCGCCAGGGGCAGGAGGCAGCGGCGAGGGTACTGGCTGCCCTCGTGGCACACTCTGGCGCCGCACCCGTGCCCGTCACCCCGACGCGCTGA
- a CDS encoding (2Fe-2S)-binding protein: protein MSPSAGPLRTVSVTLRVNGVHHAVVVPVHYTLLDLLRRQLGLPGTKPSCKEGACGACTVLLDGRPVTSCLVLAASVDDRTVVTIEGIAADGGLHPVQDALVECGGVQCGYCTPGVVLSAVALLADVPEPTPDQIRRALAGNLCRCTGYAKIVEAVQVAARRLAAQRAAVRP, encoded by the coding sequence ATGAGCCCATCCGCCGGACCTCTCCGGACCGTCTCCGTGACGCTGCGGGTCAACGGCGTCCACCACGCGGTGGTGGTCCCCGTGCACTACACGCTGCTGGACCTCCTGCGCCGCCAGCTGGGCCTGCCGGGCACCAAGCCCTCCTGCAAGGAAGGGGCCTGCGGCGCGTGCACCGTGCTGCTGGACGGCCGGCCCGTGACGTCCTGCCTCGTCCTGGCGGCGTCGGTCGACGACCGGACGGTGGTGACGATCGAAGGGATCGCCGCCGACGGCGGGCTGCACCCCGTGCAGGACGCGCTGGTCGAGTGCGGCGGGGTCCAGTGCGGGTACTGTACCCCTGGCGTCGTGCTCTCGGCCGTGGCGCTGCTGGCGGACGTGCCCGAGCCGACGCCAGACCAGATCCGGCGCGCGCTGGCCGGGAACCTGTGCCGGTGCACCGGGTACGCCAAGATCGTCGAGGCCGTGCAGGTCGCAGCCCGTCGGCTGGCCGCGCAGCGCGCGGCGGTGCGGCCGTGA
- a CDS encoding cupin domain-containing protein: MPTRFVLVRLRPGVTHEAYQRFIREDDYPVLPELPTIVHYRTHRILQEHGERRALPYDYIEQIVVTDREAYWKELDASPGFRRFRERNPAFVEDTLDFWAEVVTPAPLAAGGAAPPGTVFRWDEVPEEDARPGLPLRRRRGRAMTALLVRLYPGVVVTPQRHPEEQLVHMLGGRLRLQVGDDVRVLTPGDAALIPPQVPHTGEALGPEPAVYLEVLARAP, encoded by the coding sequence ATGCCGACCCGGTTCGTGCTGGTCCGGTTGCGTCCCGGCGTCACCCACGAAGCCTACCAGCGCTTCATCCGGGAGGACGACTACCCGGTGCTGCCCGAACTGCCGACGATCGTGCACTACCGCACCCACCGTATCCTGCAGGAGCACGGGGAGCGCCGGGCGCTGCCCTACGACTACATCGAGCAGATTGTGGTCACCGACCGTGAGGCCTACTGGAAGGAGCTGGACGCCTCGCCGGGGTTCCGGCGGTTCCGGGAGCGCAACCCGGCCTTCGTCGAGGACACGCTCGACTTCTGGGCCGAGGTGGTCACCCCGGCCCCTCTGGCGGCAGGCGGGGCCGCCCCGCCGGGGACGGTCTTCCGGTGGGACGAGGTGCCCGAGGAGGACGCACGGCCGGGTCTTCCGCTGCGTCGACGGCGGGGCCGCGCCATGACGGCGCTGCTCGTGCGCCTCTACCCGGGCGTGGTGGTGACGCCGCAACGGCATCCCGAGGAGCAGCTGGTGCACATGCTCGGCGGCCGCCTGCGCCTGCAGGTCGGTGATGACGTGCGGGTGCTGACACCGGGCGACGCAGCCCTGATCCCCCCGCAGGTGCCGCACACCGGCGAGGCGCTGGGCCCCGAGCCTGCGGTCTACCTGGAAGTGCTGGCGCGCGCGCCATGA
- a CDS encoding YraN family protein: MSARAGVIGEAAAAAWYEARGYQVLARNVRWRGGEIDLIVRCGEVVVVVEVKARAGSGFGHPADAVTPRKRRRLARLAARYLAEAGLADAIVRFDAVAVHLTRDGRVLAIEHLPDAFSASG, from the coding sequence ATGTCAGCGCGCGCGGGGGTCATCGGCGAGGCGGCGGCCGCGGCCTGGTACGAGGCCCGGGGCTACCAGGTGCTGGCGCGCAACGTGCGCTGGCGGGGAGGTGAGATCGACCTTATCGTGCGGTGCGGCGAGGTGGTGGTCGTCGTCGAGGTCAAGGCCCGTGCCGGTTCCGGGTTCGGCCACCCTGCCGACGCGGTCACACCGCGCAAGCGGCGCCGGCTCGCGCGGCTGGCGGCGCGCTACCTGGCGGAGGCGGGGTTGGCCGACGCCATCGTGCGGTTCGACGCCGTGGCCGTGCACCTGACCCGTGACGGTCGGGTGCTGGCCATCGAGCATCTGCCCGACGCGTTCAGCGCGTCGGGGTGA
- a CDS encoding LLM class flavin-dependent oxidoreductase has translation MTTPALGLRTGVLLLGQHAPHRLVDLATLAEALGYDDLWYADERFYREVYGGLTLCALRTTRLRLGPCVTDPYSRHPALTAMAIATLDEVSGGRAVLGIGAGVSGFRELGIVRDRPALAIREAVHVIRALLRGETVTFRGALVSVDGARLDFTPLRPAIPIYVASNASRGLQTAGRVADGAMMQGCVADAALAYFRAHVARGARAAGRDPAAIELVARINVCIHDDPDVARHLMRRSVAVSLIAQQPDFPGFVAAGLEVPPQLREAVRGLSYGYLSEAATQVAALVPDAFVDALTLAGPVEVVAAGVARMAARGIRAFVMYPMDPDGRIERTIERFATEVLPRAAQLLASPARPVDDPKTP, from the coding sequence ATGACGACGCCGGCGCTGGGACTCAGGACGGGCGTGCTGCTGCTGGGGCAGCACGCGCCGCACCGCCTGGTCGACCTCGCGACCCTGGCGGAGGCGCTGGGGTACGACGATCTCTGGTACGCCGACGAGCGCTTCTACCGGGAAGTCTACGGCGGGCTGACGCTGTGCGCCCTACGCACGACGCGGCTGCGCCTGGGCCCGTGCGTCACCGATCCCTACTCGCGCCATCCGGCCCTCACCGCCATGGCCATCGCCACCCTCGACGAGGTCAGCGGGGGGCGCGCCGTGCTGGGTATCGGCGCCGGGGTCTCGGGGTTCCGCGAGCTGGGCATCGTGCGCGACCGCCCGGCCCTGGCGATCCGCGAGGCGGTCCACGTGATCCGGGCACTGCTGCGCGGGGAAACGGTCACGTTCCGGGGTGCGCTGGTCTCGGTTGACGGCGCCAGGCTCGACTTCACGCCGCTGCGCCCGGCGATCCCCATCTACGTGGCCAGCAACGCCTCGCGGGGCCTCCAGACGGCCGGCCGCGTCGCCGACGGCGCGATGATGCAAGGATGCGTCGCCGATGCGGCGCTGGCGTACTTCCGCGCCCACGTCGCCCGGGGCGCCCGCGCGGCCGGCCGCGACCCTGCCGCAATCGAACTGGTCGCGCGCATCAACGTGTGCATCCACGACGACCCGGACGTCGCCCGCCACCTCATGCGCCGGTCCGTGGCCGTCAGTCTCATCGCCCAGCAGCCCGACTTCCCCGGCTTCGTCGCGGCGGGACTCGAGGTGCCGCCGCAGCTCCGCGAGGCGGTCCGCGGCCTCTCCTACGGCTACCTCAGCGAGGCCGCTACCCAGGTCGCGGCTCTGGTGCCCGATGCCTTCGTCGACGCGCTGACCCTGGCTGGACCCGTGGAGGTCGTGGCCGCCGGCGTGGCGCGCATGGCAGCGCGCGGCATCAGGGCGTTCGTCATGTACCCGATGGACCCCGACGGCCGCATCGAGCGCACCATCGAGCGGTTTGCCACCGAGGTCCTCCCGCGCGCCGCGCAGCTGCTGGCATCACCGGCCCGTCCGGTGGACGATCCCAAGACCCCCTGA